The window GCGCCACCTGACCAGCGTCCGGCTACGCGGCACGGCCATCGCCTGCGCCGACTGCCACACCGTGCCGAGCGCCGTGAACCACGCCACCGGCACCGCCACGTGACCTGGGGGCCTGGCCAGGACCGGTGGCCTGGTCCTGACCCCGGCGACCATCACGGCGGCCTGGGAGACGACGCCGACGTGCACCAACTACTGCCACGGGCAGGAGTGGGCGGCCAACGCGACCTACCGGCGGTGGTGACGGCGCCGAGCTGGACGGGGGACGGCGGCGCAGGTGGCGTGCAACTCCTGCCACCTGGCCCCGCCGACCTCGGCCATCCACCCGGTGCCGTACCCGACCACCACCAACTGCTCGAGCTGCCACGCCGGGTACAACTGCGTCACGTCGAACCTGGCGGCCTGCACGGTGAACCTGACCACCCACCTGAACGGGTGCCTGACTCCAGCGGCGGGACGTGCTCGTCCTGCCACGGCACGGCTGGCCGGGTCTCGGTGACGGGCACCTTCGGCCCGGTGAACACGGCCAACAACCTGCTGGCGGTGCCGCCCAACGACACGGCGGCGGCGGCCACCGGGGTGAGGGTGGGTCCGCAGCTCTCGCACGCGGTGCCGCAGACGCCGGCCCAGCAGATCTACAAGCCGGTGCTCTGCTCGGAGTGCCACGGCCTCGCGGTGAACAGCTACACCAGCGGCCCACCAACTCGGCCACCGATCTCACCTTCGCCAACGCCACCGCGGCCAACCTGGGCGGGATCATCCCGGGCATCGTGCAGAACACGGCGCCCACGGCGGACACCTGCACCACCGACCGCCACGGCGCCTCCTTCACGGTGGCGCAGCAGGGCGTGACGACCACCTGGTCGTGGAACACCGGCGTGGCGGTGGCGTGCAACTCCTGCCACGCCTCGCCCCCGACCGACCCGGTCCACACCTCGGTGCCGAAGCCCTCGGCGGCGACGGTCTGCGTGGCCTGCCACGCCTCGGTGGTGAACGCGGGCGGCACCATCGTCTTCACGGGCACGGGCGTCGCGGCCACCACGCTGCACATCGACGGGACGCGGCAGACCAGCACCGCCACCTGCTACAGCTGCCACGGCACGCTGGCGGCGGGGAACGCGGCGCCGCCGGTGGCGACCAACGGCAACACGCTGACGACGCAGCCCAAGGTGGGCGCCCACCAGAAGCACCTGACCGGGACGGCCCTGCGCTCGACGGCCATCGCCTGCGCGCAGTGCCACACGGTGCCGACGCTGATGAACCACGCCACCGGTTCGCCCAACGTGGCCTGGGGCACCCTGGCCACCGGCAGCGCCACGGTCATCCCGACGCCGGCGGCTGGCGCTGTCGCCGCGGCCTGGGAGACGACGCCGACCTGCACCAACTACTGCCACGGCGGGAAGTGGGCGGCCAACGCCAACTACCTGGGCGCCACGCCGGCGCCGACCTGGACCGGGACGGCTGCGATGGTGGCCTGTGACGACTGCCACCGGGCGCCGCCCACCAGCTCGGCGCACGTGGGGGTGACGTCCACCAAGAACTGCCAGGACTGCCACCCGGGCTACAACTGCACCACCGGGAGCATGGCGACCTGCACGGTGAACGCGGCCAACCACAGCACCGGCGCCTACGAGCCGGCGGTGACGACCTGCCGGAGCTGCCACGGGTCGGCCACCAACTTCGCCCCGCCGCTGGCGACCAACGGCTCGACCACCGGCGTGAAGGTGGGCGGGCACCAGGCGCACCTGGTGGGCACCACGCAGCGCGCCACGGCCATGGCCTGCGGCGACTGCCACACCGTGCCGACCCTGCAGACCCACTCCAACGCGGTGGTGGGCTTCACCTGGAACGCGCTGGCCACCACCGGCGGGCTGGTCCCGACGCCGTCGGCGGCCACCGGCCTGGGCGCGGCGACCACGCCGACCCTGACCACCTGGGAGGCCACGCCGACCTGCACCAACTACTGCCACGGGCAGAAGTGGGCGGCCGACGCGGTCTACCGCGGCACCATCACGGCGCCGAACTGGAACAGCGGCGTGACGCAGCAGGCCTGCGGCACCTGCCACCGGGTGGCCCCGAACAACACCAACCACACGGCGGCCAACGCCGGGACCCAGAACTGCAGCGCCTGCCACACCGGCTACGCCTGCCTGGTGACCAACCTGGCGGCCTGCACGGTGAACAAGACCATCCACATCAACGGGGTGGGGGAGGCGACCGGCGGGTCCTGCATCGTCTGCCACGCCACGACGGCGGGGGCGCGGCGACCCATCGTGCCGGAGTTTGCCCTGGCCTGGTCGCACAAGCGGTCGGCCGCCGGCGCGGTGACCAACTTCGACTGCGCCGTCTGCCACATGGAGGGCGACCCCGCCACCGGCAACGCTGTCTCGGGCGTCCACCAGAACGGTGTCATCAACCTGCGCGACCCGGATCTCGGGACCGAGATCGTCAACGTGACCTACACGGCCGCGACGGCCACCACCCCGGGCAGCTACGGCGTGGGGACCGGCGTGCTGAACATGGTCGACTTCAGCCGCAACCTCGCGAGCAACGTGCTCGAGCCGGCGGTGCAGGCCATCATGGTGAACCAGTGCCTCAGTGCCATGACGCCAACGGCGCCAACAGCGCGCTGGCGCGGGTGCCGGGCGGGACGGCGCAGAAGCCGTTCAACACCACCATCTCGGGCGCGGCCTACACCGGCGCGGGCATGACGGCGGGCGGCATCCTGGGCGGCGTGGTGGACGTGGCGGCCTCCTTCGCCACCACCAACGCCTCCTACCACCCCATCCTGGGCCAGCAGAACAACTCCTTCGTCGGCAACCTGCGCATGCAGCCGCCGTGGAACACGCGCAGCCCGGCCAAGACCCCCGGCACCATCGGCACGGTCGCCTCCTACGGCTTCCTGATCTCGTGCTGGGACTGCCACGCGCCGCTCGGCACCACCAGCGCCACCACCCCTGACCGCCACGGTCACGGCCCACGGCGGCGCCACCACGCTGCGCCAGGCCGGCTGGACGGTGAACGCCACCAACATCTGCACCGTCTGCCACCTGGTGGTCCCGCTGGTGGGCGCCACCACCAACTCGCACGGCGTGGGCTCGGCCTTCTCCGGCGGCGGCAACAGCGGCCCCGGCGGCATCGCCCGCACCTCCTGCTGGCGCTGCCACGGCAGCCTCAACACCGGCAAGCCGGCCCGGCCCATCTCGGCCCAGGACGTCCACGGCTTCAACGCCATGTCGCCCAGCCTGGGCACCGACACGCTGTGGCCGGTGGGCGGCACCAACACCTACCGCCCCTTCGGCTTCATGCGCAGCGCCGGGGCCAGCGGCATGTGGGTGACCACCAGCTGGAAGCCGCTGTCCGGGCCCAGCGTCCCGGCGGGCACCGCCACCTGCGGCGGCACCGCCGCCCTGGGCGCCGGCTGCTCGAACAACGACCACCTCGGCTACACCCCGGGCGGCGTCTACTAGCCGCGGCGGGACCAGGCGGTCGAGGCACCTGCGCGCCGCACCCTGGCTCCGGCCAGGGGCGGCGCGCTGCTTCGTGGGGAGCGGGCGAACCGCTCCACCCGAGCCGGCCGAGCGCCTGTCCAGCGGAGGCGGGGCCCTGGAGGGCCCAGACGGGGCGACGCGCTGGTATGATGAACGGACCACCCATGACGCCCGAAGACCCCACCGCCCCGGCGCCGCCGGACGCGGCCGAGCCGACCGCAGCGCAGGCCGACCCGACGCAGCCCGCCGCACCAGCCGCCGCACCAGCCACTGGTCCAGCCACTGGTCCAGCCGCGGGACCTGCCGCCCCGCCCCCCGCCGCCGCGCCGCCCGGGCGACGGCCGCCGAGCCTGGCCCAGCGGGCCTACGGCCTGCTGACGTCGCCGAAGCTGGCCATCGGCATCCTGGTGGTGGTGCTGGGGTGCTGCGTGGTCGGGGTGACGGTCTACCGGGAGGCGGCGGCCGGGGAGGTGATCTTCTCGACGCTCTGGTTCAACGGGCTCCTGGTGCTCCTGGCGGTGAGCTCGGCGGCGGCGTTCTTCAGCCGGATCTGGAAGCGCAAGGCCTCCCTGGTGCAGGCCGGGATGATCATCTTCCACCTGAGCTTCCTGGCGGTGCTGGGGGGCGTGGTGGTCAACAGCCTCTTCCACTTCAAGGGCGTCCTCAGGCTCACCGAGGGCGAGACCCTGCCCAACGGGCAGGCCGAGAGCTACGACCAGGTGGAGTACGGGCGGTTCTTCGACCCCGCCTGGCTCACCGGCGAGACCACGCTGGTGAAGATGCACACCGGCTACAAGGTGGACGGCGACGACAAGCGGGCCGCCTACGAGGATCGCGGTGGGCGAGCCGGGCGACACCACCACCGGGGTCATCTACGTGACCCGCGACCTCGAGCACGACGGGGTGCGCTACCTCTGCTCCAAGGAGGGCTACTCGGTGCTGGTGGTCATGACCGACCCGGACGGCAAGGACCTCTACGGCGTGCACGTGCCGCTGCAGAGCTACCGGCAGGCCGACGGCAGCTACCTGTACGCGGCGGGGACGCAGGTGGAGGCGGCGGCGTTCGAGTACCCACAGCCGCCCGAGCACCCCCGCGGCACCCTGCGGGTGGGCTACTGGCCCGGGGTGGAGCCGCGCAGCGGCCAGGTCAGCCTGGAGCTGCGCCCCACGGGCCGGCCGGGGTGCTGGCGGCCGAGAAGAAGGCGCTCTTGCCGGTGGGCGGGCTGCTCGACCTCGGCGACTTCAAGCTCTCGCCCAGGGAGATTCGCTACTGGGTCGGCATGGACGTGCGCTATGACCCAGGCCTCAACACCAGCCTGGCCGGCCTCTGCTTCGGGCTGCTGGGCATGGTGCTCACCTTCGCCGGCCGGCTGCGGCAGGGTGGGGCGAAGCGGCGGGCGGCACAGGGCTGACACACCGGCGCGCCGCGACCCGGCGCGCCCGAGGGGGGACGACGATGAGGACCGAGCAGGTGCTGTTCTGGGCGGCCGTGGCGCTCTACGGCGTGAGCGCCTTCAGCTACATCATCGGGTTCATGGCCCGGGCCGAGAAGCTCTTCCTGGCCGGGGTGATCACCGCCGCCCTGGGCTTCCTGCCCCACGTCGCCAGCATCGCCTGGCGCTGGGGTGTGGGCGGCGTCAACCCCTTCATCACCACCTCCGAGTCCATCGCCCTGGGCATGGCGGTGACGGTGCTGCTCTACCTGGTGGTCCAGCTCTCCACCAGCGCGGTGCGCCCCCTGGGCGTCCTGGTCATGCCGGTGGCCTTCACCATGATGGGCTGGGCCGGCACCCTGCAGACCGAGGTGACCGGGCAGCGCGTCCCGGCCCTGCAGAGCGCCTGGCTCTGGGTCCACATCGTCGGCGCCACCACCGGCTTCAGCGCCGTGCTCATCGCCGCCGCCCTCGGCCTGCTCTACCTGCTCAAGCAGCGCGGCCAGGGCGGCCTCTACGACCGCCTCCCGGCGCTCGAGGCCCTCGACGCCCTCAGCTACCGCTTCGTGGTCGGCGGCTTCACGCTCTACGGCGTGATGATCGTCTCCGGCGCCTTCTGGGCCGACCAGGTCAAGGGCACCTTCTGGAACTGGGACCCGGTGGAGGTCTGGTCCCTCATCTCCTGGCTCATCTACGGCATCTACCTGCACCTGCGCATCACCTTCGGGTGGCGCGGCCAGAAGCTGGCCGTTTATTCCATCCTGGCCATGGTCGCCATGATCGTCAGCTACTGGGGCATCCCCTTCACCATGGAGACCTTCCACTCCGGCTTCCGCATCGAGCACTAGCCGGCGCCGAGCACGCGCCGACGCCCGCACCGGCGCCGGCGCTGCCCCGGGGGGGGGAATCGAGGAGACACCGTGAAGCTGTGCATCATCAAGCCCCCGCTCCCCTTCGGCTGGACCCCGGTGGCCCCGCCCATCCTGGAGTACCTGGCCGCCCTGACCCGCCAGGCCGATCCCGACATCGAGATCGAGCTCTACAGCGCCAGCGCCACCCCGGACGTCTTCGACGACCTCCAGTGCGACCTGGCCGCCATC is drawn from Anaeromyxobacter sp. and contains these coding sequences:
- the ccsA gene encoding cytochrome c biogenesis protein CcsA yields the protein MRTEQVLFWAAVALYGVSAFSYIIGFMARAEKLFLAGVITAALGFLPHVASIAWRWGVGGVNPFITTSESIALGMAVTVLLYLVVQLSTSAVRPLGVLVMPVAFTMMGWAGTLQTEVTGQRVPALQSAWLWVHIVGATTGFSAVLIAAALGLLYLLKQRGQGGLYDRLPALEALDALSYRFVVGGFTLYGVMIVSGAFWADQVKGTFWNWDPVEVWSLISWLIYGIYLHLRITFGWRGQKLAVYSILAMVAMIVSYWGIPFTMETFHSGFRIEH